The following is a genomic window from Pedobacter sp. KBS0701.
ATTTTAAGCTTGTACTACATGAATGCAGACAGATTGCGGAGCATGAAAATTTAACTGTCGATTTTTTTACGGCACGGGTAAAACGGATCAATGCTTATTTCAACGCCTTAACCACTTCTTTTGAAGTGATGGTTGATGGTATGGAGAAAGAACAGTTCCTGAAATTCCGCATGTCATTATTGCCTGCCAGTGGATTCCAGTCAGGTCAGTACCGGATGATTGAGATCTGTGCTACGGATTTTATCCGATTGGTAGACAAATCAAAACGTGAAGAACTAAGCACTGCAACAATAGAAGAACAATTCGAAAATATTTACTGGAAATTCGGTGCAACCGAACTGGCTTCGGGTAAGCAAACGTTAACCTTAAAGCAATTTATTAAAAAGTATGCAGCTCAGTTTCTACAACTGGCAAAAGATCGTACTCTAACCAATTTCTCCGCTTTATACCACCAATTACAAGCCAATGGAGCCGATGTTTCTGCCCTTGGAGAAGAATTGCGTAAGCTGGATTTGTACGTAAATGTAGAATGGCCCTTATCGCATTACAAATCGGCCGTACGTTATTTGGAGAAAGATCCTGTTGATATTGCGGCAACAGGTGGAACCAACTGGCAAAAGTACCTGCCTCCGCGCTTTCAAAAAAGGATCTTTTATCCATTTCTATGGACGGGTGAGCAAATGGAAGAATGGGGTAAGGGATGGGTGCTTAGTGTACTCAAAACACTCAAAAACAAAGATTAATATTGCAAAAAGCTATTAAAAAAGCCTGTTTTTTCTTAATTTGCACGAAATAATTAATGATTGAATTAGAGAATGACAGAATGATTGAATTGCGTGATGCAAATCCATTCACTCATTCAAAAATCAGTCATTCAAAATTAAAAAAGTATGACCGAGACATTAGATATAAAAATCACTAAAACAGAAGAAACACGTTTAACTGTTACTGATTTTTCGCAATTACCGTTCGGTAAAGTTTTTACCGATCACATGTTTACTGCCGATTACGAAGATGGCGAATGGAAAAATTTGCAGATTCTTCCTTATGGCCCGATTCCGATGAGCCCGGCAATTTCTGCGCTTCACTATGGACAGGCAATTTTCGAAGGATTAAAGGCTTATCGCCAACCAGACGGAAAAATCAGTGTATTCCGTGCTGATAAAAACTTCGAACGTTTTAATAAATCGGCCGCGAGAATGTCTATGCCAGGTATTCCTGAAGAAATTTTTATGCAGGGTTTGGCTGCGTTGATTAATGTTGATGAGAAGTGGGTACCCAATCAGGAAGATTATGCATTATATATCCGTCCGGTAATGTTTGCAATGGATCCTTATTTAGGGGTAAAAGCGTCTGATACTTATAAATTTGCTTTATTAACCACGCCAACCGGCCCATATTATAGCAGTGCATTAAAGGTTAAAATTGAAACTGAATTTACACGTGCAGACGAAGGTGGTGTTGGCTTTGCCAAAACTGCCGGAAATTACGCCCGTTCATTATACCCTTTCGAGCAAGCTAAAAAAGAAGGTTACGATCAATTGATCTGGACAGATTCAGTAACCCATGAGTTTATTGAAGAAGCCGGAACAGCCAACTTACTTTTTGTAATTAATGGTAAACTGGTTACGCCATCAGTGCGTAGTACTGTTTTGGATGGTGTAACGCGTGATACCATTATTAAACTGGCTAAAGATGCAGGAGTAGAGGTTGAAGAACGTAGGGTTTCTGTTAAAGAAGTAATTGAAGGAATCGAAAACGGAAGCTTAACCGAAGCTTTTGCCGCAGGAACTGCTGCTACAGTAACGCATGTAGGCGAAATGGGCTATAATGGTCAGATTTATAAATTGACTGATCCGTCAACAAGACACATTTCTAATGGTATCGCTAAAAAACTAAACGATATCCGTTACGGTTTAGCACCTGATGAATTTGGTTGGAACTGGGTTTTATAAGCTGAAATCTATAAATATCACTAATCGAAAAAGTGTCGTCATCTCGACTGAAACGCAATGGAATGGAGGGATCTATCTTGATAGATTTTGCTCCGCGGAGCCTTCGGATTCTCGGCTTCGTTGCACTTCGCTCGAAATGACGATGCTTTCTTTATGTAAATATTGATCTAGATTTAAAATCAGACTTTGATTGACGCTCAAAGCTTCCGACCTCAGACTTCGGTCTTCCGACATTCTTACTTATCCAAAATCACTACACCTTTAGCTTCAAAAGCCAGTTCCTTTTTAGGATCGGTAATTTTAGCTACTTCTTCAGGAGATTTTTTAGCGTCTTCGGCATAATGGCGTAAAGTTTCTACAGAGATGGTTTGTTTTTTCGCTAAGCCGTCTAAAACTACTTTTTTGCCAACAATATCCATTGGCATAAAGAAAGCATAATCTTTAAAAGTTACCCTCATTGGATCACCATTAGGCATTTCTAATGTCATCCAACACCCTTTTTTCTTACATACATCTACTACCTTGCCTTCGATTTTCATATCGACAGTTTTTTTATCGCCCATAGCAGCTTCCATCTTTGCAGCTGGTTTTACATTACCTGGTTTAACTTCTTCTCCAAATTTTTGACCAGTATATGTGGTTTGAGCAAATGAAAGTGCCATCAATAGGCAAAAACCTAAGCTTAGAATGATCTTTTTCATAAATTTATAATTATCCGGTTATGACCTAATCAAAGTTATTTAAATTTTTCTAAATGTTGAAAACAAAAAAACCTCGTTAACATCCGTTAACGAGGAAAATCATCCCTATAATTGTGTAGATCAAATTCTATGATATACATCTGAATTTTAGGCAAACCAGAAACCAAAACAAAGGTTAATGTTTTTGTTGTGATTAATATTCTTATATTCAGTAAGTTATATTTTTTATAATAGTTTTGTTAATATAAATGGAATTGTAGAAATGTGGAATATTATCTTCTTTATGAGGAATGTTGTTGATTTATTTCCCCATTTCTTATTTATCCAAAAACAAGACCGAATACTTCTTCTATTTTACTTACAGCTTTAATCTCAAGGTTGTATTTTTCTATGGCAATACCTTTTAAATTGTATTTAGAGATATAAATGGTTTCGAAACCCAATTTATCTGCTTCAGCAATACGCTGTTCGATTCTGTTTACTGCTCTTATTTCTCCTGATAAACCTACCTCGGCAGCGAAGCAATTTTTGGAAGACACGGCAATATCCTGATGCGATGATATAATGGCGATTAACACAGCCAGATCAATTGCAGGGTCTTCTACCCTGATTCCGCCGGCAATATTTAAGAAAACATCTTGTGTGCTTAACCTGAAGCCACATCGTTTTTCTAAAACAGCTAAGAGCATATTCATTCTTTTGGTATCAAAACCAGTTGCGGAGCGTTGAGGGGTTCCGTAGGCGGCCGAACTCACCAAGGCTTGTGTTTCAATCAACATTGGTCTTGCGCCTTCTAGGGTTGCGGCAATGGCAATTCCGCTTAATTCTTCATCGCGCTGTGAAAGCAAGATCTCTGAGGGGTTGGAGACCTCTCTTAAGCCACTGCCCTGCATTTCGTAAATACCCAATTCTGCAGCAGCTCCAAAGCGATTCTTAATTGACCGTAAAATGCGGTAAACATGATGTCTGTCGCCTTCAAATTGCAAAACCGTGTCAACCATGTGTTCGAGTATTTTCGGCCCTGCAATGGCACCATCTTTAGTGATATGGCCAATAAGGAAAACTGGTACGCCGGTTTCTTTTGCAAAACGCAATAATTCGGCTGTACATTCCCTTACCTGTGATACACTGCCTGGAGTTGAATCGATATGGGTAGAATGTAGCGTCTGTATAGAATCGACCACCAAAATCTCTGGTTCTAAAATTTCGATCTGTTTAAAAATGTTCTGTGTAGAGGTCTCCGTTAAAATATAACAGTTTGAAGATGGATTTTCCTGGATTCGCTCTGCCCGCATTTTAATCTGCTGCTCGCTCTCTTCTCCCGAAATATACAATAACTTTTTCCCTTTTATATTTAAGGCTAACTGTAACATTAAGGTCGATTTTCCGATACCTGGTTCACCGCCAATCAATACTAAAGATCCTTCTACCAAACCGCCGCCTAAAACACGGTCAAGTTCTTTGTCGCCCGTTAATATTCTCCGCTCGGTTGACGATTGGATTTCATCCACCTTGCTCGGTTTACTTAATTTGCGGCCAGATGTATCGTTTTTCCAGGTTGGGACTGATGCGGGGCTCTTCTCAACAATTTCCTCCACAAAGGTATTCCATTGGTTACAGGATGGACATTTGCCCAGCCATTTTGCCGATTCGTAGCCACAGCTCTGACAGAAATATGCGGTTTTTGATTTTGCCAATTGATTAAAATTTTAGATTACGAATTTAACCTTTCTCATTGATAAACCTCGCAGGTTTTTAAAACCTGCGAGGTTTGAAATGCACCTAAGCAAAAAGCCCGGATTTTTATGTCCGGGCTTTCAGTTGAATGTTTTTAAGTTATAATTTAATCTCTTCGTCTTTAGCAGAGATAAAGTGAAACTCAGTTAAATGATACGATGACTGTGCCTTAACTTTAATCCATTGGCCATATTTAAAAAACCAGCGGCGTTGAAGGTTGAAAATGCCTTTTGTAATATAAGCTTCAATGTAAGGATGTACACAAAGTGTTATACCTTTTTCATTCTGCTCTCTTAAAATATAATTAAGGTTGTTTTCAATATCATCCATTAAAACGATACTCGCTTTAATTTCTCCGGTCCCATCGCAGGCCGGGCATTTTTCTACCGTAACAATATTCATTTCCGGACGAACACGTTGTCTGGTAATTTGTACCAAACCAAATTTGCTTGGAGGCAAAATAGTGTGTTTGGCTCTATCCAATAACATCAGCTCACGCAAATAATCGAATAGTATTTTACGGTTTGTTGGTTTATGCATATCGATAAAATCGATTACCACAATACCGCCCATATCGCGCAAGCGCAGTTGACGGGCAATTTCTTTAGCCGCCTCTTTGTTTACCTGTAAAGCATTCTCTTCTTGATTTTCTTTACTGGCAGTACGGTTTCCACTATTCACGTCTATTACGTGCAGTGCTTCAGTGTGCTCAATAACAAGGTAAGCACCACCTGGTAAGTTTACTGTTTTTCCGAAAGCATTTTTAATCTGCTTTTCTACACCGAAATGGTCGAAGATAGGTTCTTTCTGTTTGTATAGTTTAACGATTTTTTCCATTTCAGGAGAAATATCGTGAACATAAGAACGGATATCATCGTACAGCTCTGGTGTACTTACGTAAACGTTTGTAAAATCAGGGTTCAGAATATCACGAATTAACGTTGATGATCTGTCCATTTCTCCCCAAACTCTTTTTGAAGGTTCGGTAGAAGGTATTTTTTTAATGAAATTTTCCCATTTAGCAATTAAATCTAAAAGATCTTTTTGCATTTCGGCAACCCCTCTGCCTTCAGAAACGGTTCTGATAATGACCCCAAAATTTTGAGGTTTAATACTTTCGATAATCTTTTTTAAACGATTACGTTCAGTATTACTTTTAATTTTTTTTGATACAGATATGGTATTGGAGAAGGGCACCAGTACCACATACCTGCCGGCAATCGAAATGTCGGAACTTAAACGAGGTCCTTTTGTAGAAATTGGTTCTTTGGCAATTTGTACAGGTAGGAGCATGTTTTTACTGAGCACATCAGAAATTTTGCCTGCCTTATTGATATCGGCTTCCAGCTTTAAATTATCTAATAATGTGCCTGTAACCGAGCCATTACGCTTGATCTTCGTTAGCTTAATTAAAGATTGTACCTGCGGGCCCAAATCAAAGTAATGCAAAAAAGCATCTTTTTCATAACCAACATCCACGAAAGCAGCATTCAGGCCCGGCATAATTTTTTTAATGCGGCCTAAATAAATATCGCCTACAGCGTAGTTAATATTGATTTGTTCTTTGTGAAGCTCAACAAGTTGTTTGTCTTCAATCAATGCTATGGTAACTCCGGCAGGAGTCGAATTGATAATTAATTCTTTTACCAACAGCTACAGATTTAAGGCTTTCGCCTATTAACAAATGGATAGTAAATAAAACAGTGATGTAGCCAAAAACATATACAATAAAAAAATCATATAAATTGTTTAAACCTCATAGTGTTTACTATGAGGTTTAATTGGCTTAATCAAAATAAGAAACTATTTTTTCTTATGTCTGTTTTTTCTTAAACGTTTTTTACGTTTGTGGGTAGCCATTTTATGTCTCTTTCTTTTTTTACCGCTTGGCATAGTTTTAAGTTTTAAATGTTTTTATTAATCTGTTAATTAATTTTTATTCTTTAGTTCAGCTACCTTCTTATCAATGAATGATGCTAAGGTTGGGTTAGCCGCTAATTTTTTGCTTGATAGGTAAGCATTTACTGCTTCTTTATTTCTGCCTAAATTTTCTAAAGCTGTTCCTAAATAAAAATAGGCTTCAGGGGTTGGAGCTTCAGCAATTACGGTGTTAAAACGAGGAATTGCTTTGTCAAACTGACCTGATTTTATTGAGAATAACCCCAAATTCATATTCGCCTTTACATTTTTAGGTTCTTTAGCCACAACTTCCAGCAACATTGCAATACCTTGCATTGGTGCGCCCAAGCCATTTACTATCGTTACACCTAAGCCTGTTTTAGCTTCAATGTTTGTAGAGTCTTTCTCTAATGCATTTTTGTAAGATATATTAGCTTTCTGCAATAAAGCAGGCTGCGCTATGCTATCTTGTGTACTCTCAAAAGCTTTTATAAATTGATTACCAGCCGCCAACCACGATTTTGCCGATGGTTCGCCTTCGGCTACAACTTCTAAATACAGAGCAGATGGAGTAATTTGTTCAACATCGTCCCATTTCTGAGCCAGTTGTTTTGCAAGTTCGATCTTTTCTGCGCCATTTGCGCCTTTGTAGCTGTTTTCTAAAGCTGTAATATCTGTGGCCAAATTCTTATTGATCACATTCTTTGCAGCAGTAGACGAAGTTTCGAGGTTTAATACCGATGCTGACGATGGAGAAACTGCTCCGGCCATTTGGCCACTTGAGGGCATTTTTCCATTTTCTTCAGTTGGTTTAACTAAACCCTTAATGTCTCTTGTAAATAAGAATGCAACAAGCAATACAATCGCTCCAATAACAATGGTTTGTTTTGATCTGATGTTGCTATTCATACTATAAGACTTAGGCTTCTACTTTAATTTTTTTTGAATTACTTTTAACTTTATCAACAAATACTTTTGCTGGTTTAAAGCTAGGAACGAAATGTTCAGGGATAATTATTGCAGTGTTTTTTGAGATATTTCTCGCAGTTTTTTGCGCTCTCTTTTTAACAACAAAGCTCCCGAAGCCTCTAACGTATACATTTTCACCGCCAATCATGCTGGTTTTGATAACCTTGAAAAATGCCTCAACTGTTTCCTGTACATCAACCTTCTCAATTCCGGTTTTTGTTGATATTTCTGAAATAATATCTGCCTTAGTCATATTTTATTATTTATTATATATTATGTTTTAATATTACTACTGTTTTGGGGTTGCAAAAGTATTGCTTTTTAATGAGATAGGGAAATAAAAGATGATTTTTTTATCACTGGACTTATCAGGCTATTGCAAGTTTTTTTTTAATTGGATAAATAGACCGTAATTTGCAGTAATGACATTTCAAAATGAACTCATCAATTGGTACCTGATCAATAAAAGAGATTTGCCATGGAGACACACCAATGATGCTTATACCATCTGGTTATCAGAGGTTATATTACAACAAACAAGGGTAGAACAGGGGCTTCCATACTTTAATCGGTTTTTAGAGAATTTCCCAACAGTTACCGATTTTGCCAGTGCAACGGAAGCCAAAGTTTTAAAGCTTTGGCAAGGCCTGGGTTATTATTCGAGAGGAAGGAATATGCATGCAACCGCTCAAATTGTGGTGAAAGATTACCATGGAATCTTCCCGAATCTGCATGATGAGCTCATAAAATTGAAAGGAATTGGTGAGTATACTGCTGCAGCAATCTCCTCATTTTCATCAGGGGAAGCGCGTGCGGTGGTAGATGGAAATGTATTTCGTGTACTCTCCAGGTATTATGGCGTTGCTACCGCAATCAATTCTCCGGCGGGGAAAAAGGAGTTTTTTACTTTGGCAAATGAGCTGCTTTATCTGGAAGACCCCGCCCTTTACAATCAGGCTATAATGGAATTTGGGGCCATGCAATGCAAGCCTAAATCGCCAAATTGTGGCATTTGCCCACTTAACCAAACTTGTTATGCCTTTAACCGTAAAATGGTAAACGAACTTCCCGTTAAGTTAAAAAAGGCGGCACAAAAGCATCGTTATATTAATTATTTTGTTTGTTTTGATGGAGAACAGGTATTGGTAAGAGAACGGCAGGCTGGCGACGTTTGGCAGCATTTATACGATTTTCCAAGCATAGAAACGCTTACAGCTGAAGATACAGATGGTGATTTTTTCATTGAGATAGTGAAAAATACCTTTGGAAACAGTGCAGATTTTATGCTGATCAGTACAAAAAAGCACATCTTAACCCACCAAATAATCCATATACAATTTTTTGCATTAAAAAATTATATATTTAACTTTAATAAACAAAAGAAACTTAATTGGGTTTCTTTAAGTAAATTAGATGAGTTACCGCAGCCAAAAGTAATCCATGATTTTGTTCAGGAATATTTTTATAAGGATAAAATGGAGTAACTAACCATCTTATTCTGTGCATTTATAAAACGAAACAACTAACCAAAAATATTTATGTCTGGGATTAACAAAGTTATTTTAGTAGGCCATTTAGGCAAAGACCCTGAAGTGCGGCATTTAGACGGTGGCGTAACTGTAGCCAGTTTTCCATTGGCTACATCGGAAACATATAACAAAGACGGTAAGAGAGTAGAACAAACTGAGTGGCACAATATTGTATTGTGGCGCGGATTGGCCGAAGTAGCTTCCAAATACCTGCAGAAAGGTAAATTGGTTTATATAGAGGGCAAATTAAGAACAAGATCCTTTGAAGATAAAGAAAAGGTTAAAAAATATGTAACAGAAATTGTGGCTGAAAACTTTACCATGTTAGGTAGAAAAAGCGATTTTGAGCAAAGTCCAACAACACCAGCCCATCAAAACACTGAAACTAAAATTGATGATGAATTTACAATCGGTCCGTCAGATGAAAATGGAGACCTTCCCTTTTAATTAAAGGGTTTGAAAAAAGAAAGCTGCCTGATGAGAGGTAGCTTTTTTTATGCACTTATTTTTTGATCTTAAATAAAAAAACTCCTGCCGGTTCTGCCGGCAGGAGTTTCTTATAATACCACTAAAAAACCATTAATTAATTTTAGTATAATAAATATTTAGCTTTATTTTATTTGCAGTTGCATTGCTGGCACCTATAATCGATCTTTCAGCAGATGTAGCTGTAGATGATATCTGGAAATCGGTATAAGATGTAGGAGCCAGGAAGGTACCGTAATCTTCTATGTTTTTATCAATCAAGCTCTGAACGTAACTGGTTACAATAAAAATATAACGTTTCTTTAACGAATCGAAGTAACCACCAAAAAGTGCTGCACCGCCAGAAGCGCTACCAGAAAATGTTGTAAAATCAGGTATGTCTGCAGGTTGGTGTGCAATATCCCAGCGATATAAAGAAAGTCGTTGAGCGGCATTAAAAGGATATGCCGGTGCACTCTCACCAATCTCTATAACTAACTCTGCCTTATTGATAATGGCTTTCCCGTATGTGCTGGTAAAGTTAGTCAATTGAGGGAAGGTTAGCTTGGTTTTTACACCTGCTAAACCCTGTAAATAAGTTACATTATATTGTTGAGTTGGATCTGTCGGAATAGGGACATCAATTTGTTTTTGTATTTCTGTGCCTGTGTAATCATGTTTAATATTGGCTGCTACACCAGAAATTATATTTGCAGTTTGTGCTGCATTCAAAACCATTTTTCCGACAGGGAAATTTACAGTTGTAGTATCTACGCCATTTGAAGAGTTCGTTTTTTTCCAAACCAGCTGCAGATAAGAGTCAGTTCCCGAAAAGTTGAAGAAGGCAATCCCGCCAACGCCTGTAGAAGATGTTTTATTTACCTGTGCGTACAAACCTTTAAATGATTCTATAAACTTAGTTTCAGTTGCAGTTCCTGCTGTACCCAGGTTGAGGATAGCACTTTGTATAAATGCTTTGTTTAAAGGAATCCTGATCTGCGCAGGTAAGGTTTTTAAAGTATCAGCTTTGCCGGTAACAATATCATATACTTTTGCTTTGGTGTTTGGTGCCAGTTTGCCTGTAAAATTCCCTAATAAAGTACTGTTAATGGCTTGAACATCCGAACTTTTATAGTTGGTTACCTTATTAGCCAGTTGAAATACATCTATACTGTATTTAGAATTAGTGGTGTCGCCATAAAATTTAGTTAACGTGCTGGATTCATCGAATTTTAACACTAAAACAGCTGAATCAAGTTGAGGTGCGGTTCCAAAATCGTAACTGGCGCTCACCGGGTAAACAGTCATAGCTATACCAGCTTCTGTTTTGCCAAAAACAGGATCAGTCAT
Proteins encoded in this region:
- a CDS encoding tryptophan 2,3-dioxygenase family protein; this encodes MDFTPEIKDKLHQLQEKYTAMGQDMASYLDGLLYADFLTYWDYIHLDTLLSLQSPKTPIPDEEIFIMYHQITELYFKLVLHECRQIAEHENLTVDFFTARVKRINAYFNALTTSFEVMVDGMEKEQFLKFRMSLLPASGFQSGQYRMIEICATDFIRLVDKSKREELSTATIEEQFENIYWKFGATELASGKQTLTLKQFIKKYAAQFLQLAKDRTLTNFSALYHQLQANGADVSALGEELRKLDLYVNVEWPLSHYKSAVRYLEKDPVDIAATGGTNWQKYLPPRFQKRIFYPFLWTGEQMEEWGKGWVLSVLKTLKNKD
- a CDS encoding branched-chain amino acid aminotransferase, translated to MTETLDIKITKTEETRLTVTDFSQLPFGKVFTDHMFTADYEDGEWKNLQILPYGPIPMSPAISALHYGQAIFEGLKAYRQPDGKISVFRADKNFERFNKSAARMSMPGIPEEIFMQGLAALINVDEKWVPNQEDYALYIRPVMFAMDPYLGVKASDTYKFALLTTPTGPYYSSALKVKIETEFTRADEGGVGFAKTAGNYARSLYPFEQAKKEGYDQLIWTDSVTHEFIEEAGTANLLFVINGKLVTPSVRSTVLDGVTRDTIIKLAKDAGVEVEERRVSVKEVIEGIENGSLTEAFAAGTAATVTHVGEMGYNGQIYKLTDPSTRHISNGIAKKLNDIRYGLAPDEFGWNWVL
- a CDS encoding DUF4920 domain-containing protein, which codes for MKKIILSLGFCLLMALSFAQTTYTGQKFGEEVKPGNVKPAAKMEAAMGDKKTVDMKIEGKVVDVCKKKGCWMTLEMPNGDPMRVTFKDYAFFMPMDIVGKKVVLDGLAKKQTISVETLRHYAEDAKKSPEEVAKITDPKKELAFEAKGVVILDK
- the radA gene encoding DNA repair protein RadA, which codes for MAKSKTAYFCQSCGYESAKWLGKCPSCNQWNTFVEEIVEKSPASVPTWKNDTSGRKLSKPSKVDEIQSSTERRILTGDKELDRVLGGGLVEGSLVLIGGEPGIGKSTLMLQLALNIKGKKLLYISGEESEQQIKMRAERIQENPSSNCYILTETSTQNIFKQIEILEPEILVVDSIQTLHSTHIDSTPGSVSQVRECTAELLRFAKETGVPVFLIGHITKDGAIAGPKILEHMVDTVLQFEGDRHHVYRILRSIKNRFGAAAELGIYEMQGSGLREVSNPSEILLSQRDEELSGIAIAATLEGARPMLIETQALVSSAAYGTPQRSATGFDTKRMNMLLAVLEKRCGFRLSTQDVFLNIAGGIRVEDPAIDLAVLIAIISSHQDIAVSSKNCFAAEVGLSGEIRAVNRIEQRIAEADKLGFETIYISKYNLKGIAIEKYNLEIKAVSKIEEVFGLVFG
- a CDS encoding Rne/Rng family ribonuclease, yielding MVKELIINSTPAGVTIALIEDKQLVELHKEQININYAVGDIYLGRIKKIMPGLNAAFVDVGYEKDAFLHYFDLGPQVQSLIKLTKIKRNGSVTGTLLDNLKLEADINKAGKISDVLSKNMLLPVQIAKEPISTKGPRLSSDISIAGRYVVLVPFSNTISVSKKIKSNTERNRLKKIIESIKPQNFGVIIRTVSEGRGVAEMQKDLLDLIAKWENFIKKIPSTEPSKRVWGEMDRSSTLIRDILNPDFTNVYVSTPELYDDIRSYVHDISPEMEKIVKLYKQKEPIFDHFGVEKQIKNAFGKTVNLPGGAYLVIEHTEALHVIDVNSGNRTASKENQEENALQVNKEAAKEIARQLRLRDMGGIVVIDFIDMHKPTNRKILFDYLRELMLLDRAKHTILPPSKFGLVQITRQRVRPEMNIVTVEKCPACDGTGEIKASIVLMDDIENNLNYILREQNEKGITLCVHPYIEAYITKGIFNLQRRWFFKYGQWIKVKAQSSYHLTEFHFISAKDEEIKL
- a CDS encoding M48 family metallopeptidase, whose product is MNSNIRSKQTIVIGAIVLLVAFLFTRDIKGLVKPTEENGKMPSSGQMAGAVSPSSASVLNLETSSTAAKNVINKNLATDITALENSYKGANGAEKIELAKQLAQKWDDVEQITPSALYLEVVAEGEPSAKSWLAAGNQFIKAFESTQDSIAQPALLQKANISYKNALEKDSTNIEAKTGLGVTIVNGLGAPMQGIAMLLEVVAKEPKNVKANMNLGLFSIKSGQFDKAIPRFNTVIAEAPTPEAYFYLGTALENLGRNKEAVNAYLSSKKLAANPTLASFIDKKVAELKNKN
- a CDS encoding HU family DNA-binding protein, with protein sequence MTKADIISEISTKTGIEKVDVQETVEAFFKVIKTSMIGGENVYVRGFGSFVVKKRAQKTARNISKNTAIIIPEHFVPSFKPAKVFVDKVKSNSKKIKVEA
- the mutY gene encoding A/G-specific adenine glycosylase; this translates as MTFQNELINWYLINKRDLPWRHTNDAYTIWLSEVILQQTRVEQGLPYFNRFLENFPTVTDFASATEAKVLKLWQGLGYYSRGRNMHATAQIVVKDYHGIFPNLHDELIKLKGIGEYTAAAISSFSSGEARAVVDGNVFRVLSRYYGVATAINSPAGKKEFFTLANELLYLEDPALYNQAIMEFGAMQCKPKSPNCGICPLNQTCYAFNRKMVNELPVKLKKAAQKHRYINYFVCFDGEQVLVRERQAGDVWQHLYDFPSIETLTAEDTDGDFFIEIVKNTFGNSADFMLISTKKHILTHQIIHIQFFALKNYIFNFNKQKKLNWVSLSKLDELPQPKVIHDFVQEYFYKDKME
- a CDS encoding single-stranded DNA-binding protein; translated protein: MSGINKVILVGHLGKDPEVRHLDGGVTVASFPLATSETYNKDGKRVEQTEWHNIVLWRGLAEVASKYLQKGKLVYIEGKLRTRSFEDKEKVKKYVTEIVAENFTMLGRKSDFEQSPTTPAHQNTETKIDDEFTIGPSDENGDLPF
- a CDS encoding DUF4270 domain-containing protein yields the protein MKFTKQDLLTLLIGLFLFASCKNPDGVGLDVDPNAAITGTLVVSPVTTQLVEETAANTLGLNRYPLGYMTDPVFGKTEAGIAMTVYPVSASYDFGTAPQLDSAVLVLKFDESSTLTKFYGDTTNSKYSIDVFQLANKVTNYKSSDVQAINSTLLGNFTGKLAPNTKAKVYDIVTGKADTLKTLPAQIRIPLNKAFIQSAILNLGTAGTATETKFIESFKGLYAQVNKTSSTGVGGIAFFNFSGTDSYLQLVWKKTNSSNGVDTTTVNFPVGKMVLNAAQTANIISGVAANIKHDYTGTEIQKQIDVPIPTDPTQQYNVTYLQGLAGVKTKLTFPQLTNFTSTYGKAIINKAELVIEIGESAPAYPFNAAQRLSLYRWDIAHQPADIPDFTTFSGSASGGAALFGGYFDSLKKRYIFIVTSYVQSLIDKNIEDYGTFLAPTSYTDFQISSTATSAERSIIGASNATANKIKLNIYYTKIN